A section of the Oenanthe melanoleuca isolate GR-GAL-2019-014 chromosome 6, OMel1.0, whole genome shotgun sequence genome encodes:
- the LOC130255233 gene encoding vertebrate ancient opsin-like — MGALMAFENVSLLSSYSAPASWDPFHRPLDSIQPWQFSLLAAVMLVVTSLSLAENLAVILVTFKFKQLRQPVNYIIVNLSVADFLVSLTGGTISFLANLKGYFFMGYWACVLEGFAVTFFGVAALWSLALLALERYILICRPPRSTRWRGRQAALAIVFVWTFSFIWTIPPTAGWSSYTTSKIGTTCEPNWYSGAYADRAYIIAFFTTCFIAPLLVILVSYGKLVQKLKKVSDAQGRLGTTRRPERQVTRMVVFMIIAFLICWMPYAAFSLLVTVCPSIQLDPCLAAIPAFFSKTATVYNPIIYVFMNKQFRQCLIQMFSCSTIGTGESNMNLTSVGAVLTQDRRGTEMSPMAALSTISKRKSADEHGRQQSLALLITSENKMCPM, encoded by the exons ATGGGTGCACTGATGGCATTTGAAAATGTGTCGCTCTTGTCCAGTTactctgctcctgccagttGGGATCCCTTCCATCGTCCCTTGGACtccatccagccctggcagtTCAGCCTTCTGGCAGCAGTAATGTTGGTGGTGACTTCCCTGTCACTTGCTGAGAACCTGGCTGTAATTCTGGTAACTTTTAAGTTCAAGCAATTGAGACAACCTGTCAATTATATTATAGTAAATTTGTCTGTGGCTGATTTCCTGGTCTCACTGACTGGTGGTACCATCAGCTTTTTAGCAAATctaaaaggatatttttttatgGGATACTGGGCTTGTGTATTGGAAGGATTTGCTGTCACATTTTTTG gaGTTGCAGCTCTCTggtccctggctctgctggccctcGAGCGCTACATCCTGATCTGCCGCCCGCCGAGGAGCACCCGCTGgaggggcaggcaggcagctctggccaTTGTCTTTGTGTGGACTTTCTCCTTCATTTGGACCATTCCACCAACAGCTGGCTGGAGCAGTTACACCACCAGTAAGATTGGAACTACTTGTGAGCCTAACTG GTACTCAGGAGCTTATGCTGACCGTGCATACATTATTGCATTCTTCACCACCTGTTTTATAGCACCCTTACTGGTGATTTTGGTGTCCTATGGAAAATTGGTGCAGAAGCTAAAAAAG GTGTCAGATGCACAAGGCAGGCTGGGAACCACCAGGAGACCCGAAAGACAAGTGACTAGAATGGTTGTCTTTATGATCATTGCCTTTCTCATCTGCTGGATGCCATATGCTGCCTTTTCTCTCCTGGTCACTGTGTGTCCCTCCATCCAACTGGATCCTTGTCTGGCAGCAATTCCAgctttcttttccaaaacagcTACCGTTTATAATCCAATTATTTATGTCTTTATGAACAAACAG TTCAGGCAGTGTCTGATTCAAATGTTCAGTTGCAGTACCATAGGAACTGGGGAGTCCAACATGAACCTGACTTCAGTGGGAGCAGTGCTAACCCAGGACAGAAGAGGCACTGAGATGTCCCCCATGGCAGCTCTCAGCACCATTTCTAAGAGGAAATCTGCAGATGAGCACGGAAGGCAACAATCTTTGGCTCTGTTGAtaacttcagaaaacaaaatgtgtcCCATGTAA